The Halalkalicoccus tibetensis genome contains the following window.
GCGGAGTTCGCCGTTTTCGGGTCCGTCTCGATGTGCCAGCGGTCGATCTCGTCGTCGTACTCGGCGAGCAGCTCGCTGATCTCCTCCTTCAGCTCGTCGTCGTTGATGTCCACCTCGAGGACGAACTCGTCGCTCCCCCCGAATCGGCTCACCTCGGCGACGTTCGCGCTGACGAGCTCGCCGTCGAAGTAGTACGGCGCGACCTCCGTCATCGCCCCTTGGTAGACCGTGTCCTCGACCGCCCGAAGGACCTTCCGGCCGGCGGTGTCCGCGGCCCGCGTCGCGTGGTCGACCGAGTCGTGGACCGCCTCCTGGGCGTCCCCCTCTTCGCCCATCCGTTCGTACGACTCACTCAGCTTCTCGCCTGCCGCCCGGAGGTCCTCCTCGGCGGTCCGCCCGACCCGCTCGCCGCGTCCCTCGTCGACGCTCGCCTGCTCGGACGTCCGTCGGCTTATCTCGTCGTCGAGCCGATCGTCCGCCTTGGGACGCCATTCGTCCCACGCCTCGAACTCCTCGCTGTCCGCATCGGTCGCTTCGAGCGCCGCGGTGATTCGTTCGCCGTGCTCGACGATGTCGCCCCAGGTTCCCGTGACTTCGAATCCTGACACGCTTTCCTCCATTCCGATCACCTCCGTCGTGTTCCGTGTAATCCTTATCGTGCAAACCGCTTGAGCTTTTTGGCACCCGCTATCCCCTCACGGAGCTACCGTGGCCCGGAGAACCGGTGGAATGAGACTCTGGGATCGGGTGCGATTCCCCCTCCTCCTCCAATTTCGTATATCAGTATGAGATTTATGTCCTACAGGAGGCGATAGATGTTCGCCTCGTAGGTCTCGCGCACGCGGTCGCCCCAGTTGTGAGTGTAGGTGTCGATGACGTCGTCGGCGACGTCGCCGCGGAGGTACTTGACGATCCCGCGCTCCCCGGTCTGTCCTCGGAGGTAGGTCGTGAAGAAGTGTCGGAAGTAGTGTGGCGTGACGTTCTCGCTTGCGCCCCCGCCGGTCCGGTACCAGCCCCGATCACGGGCGTGACGCTCGACGGTGTGGTGGACCGTCTGGGGCGTGACCCGTTCGCCCCACTGACCCGCCGTGCTACAGAAGAACGGCTCGGCGGACGAGCGAGGATCGGGGCGGACCGCGAGCCATCGGACCAGGGTCTCGCGGAGCTCGTCGTCGACGGGGATCACCGTCGGACGACGGCGCTTGTTCGAAGCGGTGCGTTCCTCGCCGTTGACGACCGTTCCGCGGGCGGGCTCGGGCGAGACGTAGATCGAATCGGGCTTGCCGTGGAGCTGTGGCCGGGGGTCGACCCCGATCTCGATCGCGTCGGTCGTGAGATGGACGTCACGGAGGTCGAGGTTGCACAGCTCGCCGGCGCGCATTCCGGTCTTCAGAAGGGCGACGATCATCGCCCGCGAGAGCGGGTGGCCGATCCCGGCGACGAACGCCTGCATCTCCTCGATGCCGATCTCTCGACGCGTCGGATCGACGTCGATGGACTCGTCCATCTGCTCGACGACGAGCGCCATCGGGTTCTCCTCGAACTCGCCGACCTGGGTCATGTAGGCGTAAAAGCGGTGGAGGTACGACGCGTAGGTCGCGAGGGTGCTCTCTGCGACCTCGCCGCGCTGGCCGTGGATCCAGGCCATACACCCCCGGTGTGAGACCGCCGAAAGGGTGTCCGCATGCGGATACTCGGTCTCGATGAACGACTCGAAGTCCCGCAACACGCGCTCGTAGGCCGATCGCGTACGTTCGGTCTTGCCCTGATACTCGATGTCCTGGAGGAAGTACGCGACCGGGTCCTCGGCCCCCGAACCGTCGGCGTTCATGACTGTTCGGCCAGCGTGTAGCCTCCGTCCCGGCCGCTGTAACGGACGCGGTTCTCCTCCTGAAGGGACTGGAGCGCCTCGTCCAGACGGTCCTCGAGGTTGTCGGTCAGTGTCTCCACGAGCTGATCCCACGAGAGCGGACCCGAGCCAGCTAGGGCCGATTCCACCCGGGACTCGAGATCGGCGCCGTCCTCTCCCGCACCGGGTTTCGAGGTTCCGGTCTCGGTGTCCGGACCCTCCGCCGGTTCGAAGCCCTTGCGACCCGCTTGGACCATCGTCCGGAGGAACTCGCTCTGGCTCATCTCGAGCTCCTCGGCGTGGTCGACCCAGATGCGTTTCTGGTACGCGGGGACGTGTGTCTTCACGAGCGTCCGTTCGGTGTCGTCTCCGTCCGCCATACCGACCCTTCGCGGCCCACCCTCTTCAATGTACCAGATAAGAAAATAACTCCTCTTATCTTCCTCCATGGACCTTAGTTGACGGCCGGAATTCCGACTTATATTCTCATTTGGTACTACCAGACGCACTATCTAGTACCAGAAAAGAAGATAATGATTTCACTACAGACGTCGACTCGGAGCGGCCGGGAGAAGCGAGTGATTTCCGCAGCCCCTTCTTCGGGCTACTACCCCTTGGGGTAAAGGGGCGCGAACACCTCTCGCCGTAGCGGCACGATAGGTTGGCCATGTATCACTTACTCCTCTTCCGAGCGCTCGTTGACGAGAGTCGATCAATGGAGTTCGACTCAACGTCGATCGGCGATTTCGTTCCATGGCGACCCGTGCGCTTTGGGCTCCGAACGGTTCATCGGCGATGGTGCCTCCGCGAGACGCATCGATCACACCTCCGATGGACGAACCTATCGGATGGGGACTGCCGATCACTCCTCGGAGGCGATCGCTCGCCCGGTCGGTTCCTCTACTGATGAGACGCCGTTCTCTGCC
Protein-coding sequences here:
- a CDS encoding tyrosine-type recombinase/integrase, which translates into the protein MNADGSGAEDPVAYFLQDIEYQGKTERTRSAYERVLRDFESFIETEYPHADTLSAVSHRGCMAWIHGQRGEVAESTLATYASYLHRFYAYMTQVGEFEENPMALVVEQMDESIDVDPTRREIGIEEMQAFVAGIGHPLSRAMIVALLKTGMRAGELCNLDLRDVHLTTDAIEIGVDPRPQLHGKPDSIYVSPEPARGTVVNGEERTASNKRRRPTVIPVDDELRETLVRWLAVRPDPRSSAEPFFCSTAGQWGERVTPQTVHHTVERHARDRGWYRTGGGASENVTPHYFRHFFTTYLRGQTGERGIVKYLRGDVADDVIDTYTHNWGDRVRETYEANIYRLL
- a CDS encoding DUF5828 family protein, translated to MEESVSGFEVTGTWGDIVEHGERITAALEATDADSEEFEAWDEWRPKADDRLDDEISRRTSEQASVDEGRGERVGRTAEEDLRAAGEKLSESYERMGEEGDAQEAVHDSVDHATRAADTAGRKVLRAVEDTVYQGAMTEVAPYYFDGELVSANVAEVSRFGGSDEFVLEVDINDDELKEEISELLAEYDDEIDRWHIETDPKTANSAAAEGIGSRNPTP
- a CDS encoding DUF5805 domain-containing protein — translated: MADGDDTERTLVKTHVPAYQKRIWVDHAEELEMSQSEFLRTMVQAGRKGFEPAEGPDTETGTSKPGAGEDGADLESRVESALAGSGPLSWDQLVETLTDNLEDRLDEALQSLQEENRVRYSGRDGGYTLAEQS